In Actinomadura citrea, a single window of DNA contains:
- a CDS encoding cupin domain-containing protein: protein MSLISPDFDASVIVRSAEAEVIGRSPVTIRLLADSGSTGGALSTQRVTLDSGADGAKPHRHDGSAEMFYMLDGTAQLLSGEQVVTAERGDLVVVPPGLPHAFAAAPGEGADILIVITPGVERFEYFRHLERIAYGKVPPESLLDVQEIYDTYFLSSEAWERARA, encoded by the coding sequence ATGTCGCTGATCTCACCGGACTTCGATGCGTCCGTGATCGTCCGTTCCGCCGAGGCCGAGGTGATCGGCCGGTCCCCCGTCACCATCCGGCTGCTGGCCGACAGCGGCTCGACCGGCGGCGCGCTGTCCACCCAGCGGGTCACCCTGGACTCCGGCGCGGACGGTGCCAAACCGCACCGCCACGACGGTTCCGCCGAGATGTTCTACATGCTGGACGGCACCGCCCAGCTCCTCTCGGGCGAGCAGGTGGTGACCGCCGAACGCGGCGACCTCGTCGTCGTCCCGCCCGGCCTGCCGCACGCCTTCGCCGCCGCCCCCGGGGAGGGCGCCGACATCCTCATCGTCATCACCCCGGGCGTCGAGCGGTTCGAGTACTTCCGCCACCTGGAGCGCATCGCCTACGGAAAGGTCCCGCCGGAGAGCCTCCTGGACGTCCAGGAGATCTACGACACCTACTTCCTGTCCAGCGAGGCCTGGGAGAGAGCGCGGGCCTGA
- a CDS encoding SAM-dependent methyltransferase: MTLARVFEQLAGAEAPVEFTAYDGSRAGVPGADIRFDVRSPYAVSYLLHSPGALGLARAYVTGMIDVNGDMITALTTMQQVLSDVTPRDKAKITAGVMRDPLLRAAASRRLDPPPQEAPFSRIPSWLRHSKRRDARAISHHYDVSNTFYEWVLGPSMAYTCACFPHEGATLEEAQFAKHDLVAKKIGLKPGMRLLDVGCGWGGMVMHAAKEYGVKALGVTLSKQQAEWAQKAIADRGLSDLAEVRHMDYRDVTETGFDAVSSIGLTEHIGKNNLPAYFSFLHGKLKKGGRMLNHTITRPDNRSPSRKENGFINRYVFPDGELEGPGYVQSQMNDAGFEIRHQENLREHYARTLTGWCENLDAHWDEAVAEVGEGTARVWRVYMAGCVLGFNQNWIQLHQTLGVKVEDDGTSHMPLRPDWGS; this comes from the coding sequence ATGACGCTGGCCAGGGTCTTCGAGCAGCTCGCCGGGGCTGAGGCGCCAGTGGAGTTCACGGCCTACGACGGATCTCGGGCGGGGGTGCCCGGCGCCGACATCCGTTTCGACGTGCGCTCACCGTACGCGGTCTCGTACCTGCTGCACTCGCCGGGCGCGCTGGGGCTCGCCCGCGCCTACGTCACCGGCATGATCGACGTCAACGGCGACATGATCACGGCGCTGACGACGATGCAGCAGGTGCTCAGCGATGTGACACCGCGCGACAAGGCGAAGATCACCGCTGGGGTGATGCGCGATCCGCTGCTGCGCGCGGCGGCATCCCGCCGACTGGACCCGCCGCCGCAGGAGGCGCCGTTCAGCCGCATCCCGTCGTGGCTCCGGCACTCCAAGCGGCGGGACGCACGGGCCATCTCCCATCACTACGACGTGTCCAACACCTTCTACGAGTGGGTGCTCGGCCCTTCCATGGCCTACACCTGCGCGTGCTTCCCGCATGAGGGCGCCACGCTGGAGGAGGCGCAGTTCGCCAAGCACGACCTGGTGGCCAAGAAGATCGGGCTGAAGCCGGGGATGCGGCTGCTGGACGTCGGCTGCGGCTGGGGCGGCATGGTGATGCACGCCGCGAAGGAGTACGGGGTCAAGGCGCTCGGTGTCACGCTGTCCAAGCAGCAGGCCGAGTGGGCGCAGAAGGCCATCGCCGACCGGGGCCTGTCCGACCTCGCGGAGGTCCGGCACATGGACTACCGCGACGTGACCGAGACCGGCTTCGACGCGGTCAGCTCCATCGGCCTCACCGAGCACATCGGGAAGAACAACCTTCCGGCCTACTTCTCCTTCCTCCACGGGAAGCTGAAGAAGGGCGGGCGGATGCTGAACCACACCATCACGCGGCCGGACAACAGGTCCCCGTCCCGCAAGGAGAACGGGTTCATCAACCGGTACGTGTTCCCGGACGGTGAGCTGGAGGGCCCGGGCTACGTCCAGAGCCAGATGAACGACGCGGGGTTCGAGATCCGGCACCAGGAGAACCTGCGCGAGCACTACGCGCGCACGCTCACCGGCTGGTGCGAGAACCTCGACGCGCACTGGGACGAGGCCGTCGCCGAGGTCGGCGAGGGCACCGCCCGCGTGTGGCGCGTCTACATGGCCGGCTGCGTGCTCGGCTTCAACCAGAACTGGATCCAGCTGCACCAGACGCTCGGCGTGAAGGTGGAGGACGACGGCACGAGCCACATGCCGCTGCGGCCCGACTGGGGATCGTGA
- a CDS encoding FAD-binding oxidoreductase — MTELAIKGDHQRAVEALRRSYQAIPAGSPVRLAKRTSNLFRWRDPSDAPGLDVSGFDQVLSVDPDERTAQVQGMTTYEDLVDATLPHGLMPTVVPQLKTITLGGAVTGLGIESTSFRDGLPHEGVLELEVLTGDGEIVTATRDNEHKDLFYGFPNSYGTLGYSLRLKIELRPVRPYVRLRHLRFTDAAELARVLGEITESGTFEDETVDFMDGTVFSADEQYITLGFFADSAPYASDYTGQQIYYKSIQQRSVDFLTIRDYIWRWDTDWFWCSGAFGVQNPTVRRLWPDKFKRSDVYRKLVAYDRRYHIVARAERWRGLRPREDVIQDIEVPVERLPEFLEFFHDKVGMSPIWLCPLRAKERWPLYPLDVGRPYVNAGFWGTVRIPPGQIPEYHNRLIERKVAALDGHKSLYSTAFYGRDEFWRYYDGETYRRLKGSYDPDGRLLDLYDKCVRGR; from the coding sequence ATGACGGAGCTTGCGATCAAGGGCGATCACCAGCGGGCGGTGGAGGCGCTCAGGAGGTCCTACCAGGCCATCCCGGCGGGCTCGCCGGTGCGGCTGGCCAAGCGGACCTCGAACCTGTTCCGGTGGCGCGACCCCTCGGATGCGCCCGGCCTGGACGTCTCCGGCTTCGACCAGGTGCTGAGCGTCGACCCGGACGAGCGGACCGCGCAGGTCCAGGGCATGACGACCTACGAGGACCTGGTCGACGCGACGCTGCCGCACGGTCTGATGCCGACGGTCGTCCCCCAGCTGAAGACGATCACGCTGGGCGGGGCGGTGACCGGGCTCGGCATCGAGTCGACGTCGTTCCGGGACGGGCTGCCGCACGAGGGCGTCCTGGAGCTGGAGGTCCTCACCGGTGACGGGGAGATCGTCACGGCCACGCGCGACAACGAGCACAAGGACCTGTTCTACGGCTTCCCGAACTCCTACGGGACGCTCGGCTACAGCCTCCGGTTGAAGATCGAGCTGCGGCCCGTCCGGCCCTACGTCCGGCTGCGGCACCTGCGGTTCACCGACGCGGCGGAGCTCGCACGCGTCCTGGGGGAGATCACCGAGTCCGGGACGTTCGAGGACGAGACCGTCGACTTCATGGACGGGACGGTCTTCAGCGCGGACGAGCAGTACATCACTCTCGGCTTCTTCGCCGACTCCGCGCCCTACGCCTCCGACTACACCGGCCAGCAGATCTACTACAAGTCGATCCAGCAGCGCTCGGTCGACTTCCTGACGATCCGCGACTACATCTGGCGCTGGGACACCGACTGGTTCTGGTGCTCGGGCGCGTTCGGCGTGCAGAACCCGACCGTCCGGCGGCTGTGGCCCGACAAGTTCAAGCGCTCCGACGTGTACCGCAAACTGGTCGCCTACGACCGCCGGTACCACATCGTCGCGCGCGCGGAGCGCTGGCGGGGGCTGCGGCCGCGCGAGGACGTCATCCAGGACATCGAGGTGCCGGTCGAGCGGCTTCCGGAGTTCCTGGAGTTCTTCCACGACAAGGTGGGCATGAGCCCGATCTGGCTGTGCCCGCTGCGTGCGAAGGAGCGGTGGCCGCTGTATCCGCTGGACGTGGGCCGCCCGTACGTGAACGCCGGTTTCTGGGGGACGGTGCGGATCCCGCCGGGGCAGATCCCCGAGTACCACAACCGGCTCATCGAGCGTAAGGTCGCCGCCCTCGACGGCCACAAGTCCCTCTACTCGACCGCCTTCTACGGCCGGGACGAGTTCTGGCGGTACTACGACGGGGAGACCTACCGGCGGCTCAAGGGGTCCTACGATCCCGACGGGCGGTTGCTGGACCTCTACGACAAGTGCGTGCGCGGACGCTGA
- a CDS encoding DUF1707 and DUF4870 domain-containing protein: MNSSYAVGDLRVSDAEREPVIQRLQDSYAEGRLDEDEFDLRVQLAMTAKTRNDLGAVLVDLVPAPALPVAVEAEAATGEDRMLAAVAHAVAVPTLFVGPLVLMLLSGKRSPYVRRQAAEAVNFQVTLLLLTIVTFGVGGVVYAVAWVLSAIAAVFALTGQTFRYPWILRLVK; this comes from the coding sequence ATGAACAGCAGTTACGCGGTGGGGGATCTGCGGGTCTCGGACGCCGAGCGGGAACCGGTCATCCAGCGGCTTCAGGACTCCTACGCCGAGGGGCGCCTCGACGAGGACGAGTTCGACCTTCGCGTGCAACTGGCGATGACGGCGAAAACGCGCAACGACCTCGGCGCCGTCCTCGTCGATCTGGTGCCCGCTCCCGCGCTGCCCGTGGCGGTCGAGGCCGAGGCCGCGACGGGCGAGGACCGGATGCTGGCCGCCGTCGCGCACGCCGTCGCCGTCCCCACACTGTTCGTCGGCCCGCTCGTGCTGATGCTGCTGAGCGGCAAGCGGTCGCCCTACGTCCGGCGGCAGGCGGCGGAGGCCGTGAACTTCCAGGTGACGCTGCTGCTGCTCACGATCGTCACCTTCGGCGTCGGCGGGGTCGTGTACGCAGTGGCGTGGGTGCTGTCGGCGATCGCGGCCGTCTTCGCGCTGACCGGCCAGACGTTCCGCTACCCGTGGATCCTGCGCCTGGTGAAGTGA
- a CDS encoding polysaccharide deacetylase family protein produces MNGPNLVRRVAGAVLVVAVFGLLSTLTPAQGQVRPIAQTASPKAGPGARPAAPPKPPPPDCARAKCLALTFDDGPAESTAELLDILAARKVRATFFIVGENAAKHPDLVRRELEAGHEIADHSYTHADLGRASQKEIMAELTRTQDAIRRASGVTPVLLRPPYGSTSERLTKITRELGMAQVLWTVDPLDWEHRDTAYVERRVLEAVRPGYIVLMHDIHPTSVRAVPKIIDRLAAEGYVFVTVPELFGGRLTPGKEYVQRNSGDPQGLP; encoded by the coding sequence ATGAACGGGCCGAACCTTGTTCGGCGGGTGGCCGGAGCCGTGCTCGTGGTCGCGGTGTTCGGGCTCCTGAGCACCCTCACCCCCGCCCAGGGCCAGGTGAGGCCCATCGCGCAGACGGCGTCCCCCAAGGCGGGCCCCGGGGCGAGGCCGGCCGCGCCTCCGAAGCCGCCGCCGCCCGACTGCGCCCGGGCCAAGTGCCTGGCGCTGACGTTCGACGACGGGCCCGCGGAGAGCACCGCGGAGCTGCTGGACATCCTCGCGGCCCGCAAGGTCAGGGCGACGTTCTTCATCGTGGGCGAGAACGCCGCGAAGCATCCGGATCTGGTGCGCCGCGAACTGGAGGCCGGGCACGAGATCGCCGACCACAGCTACACGCACGCCGACCTCGGGAGGGCTTCCCAGAAGGAGATCATGGCCGAGCTGACGAGGACGCAGGACGCGATCCGGCGCGCGTCCGGAGTCACGCCCGTACTGCTCAGGCCGCCCTACGGGTCGACTTCCGAGCGGCTGACGAAGATCACGCGGGAGCTCGGGATGGCGCAGGTGCTGTGGACGGTCGACCCCCTCGACTGGGAGCACCGCGACACCGCCTACGTCGAGAGGCGGGTGCTGGAGGCGGTGAGGCCCGGCTACATCGTCCTGATGCACGACATCCATCCGACGAGCGTCAGGGCCGTCCCGAAGATCATCGACCGGCTGGCGGCCGAGGGATACGTGTTCGTCACGGTGCCCGAGCTCTTCGGGGGGCGTCTGACCCCCGGGAAGGAGTACGTCCAGCGGAATTCAGGGGATCCTCAGGGTCTTCCCTGA
- a CDS encoding DUF4192 domain-containing protein yields the protein MTSLVIRSAQDAIAAVPYLLGFHPARSLVVIGFEGRSRGTCAVRLDLPSADAAGRVAAVLSGNGFARSLLLGYGPAGEVAEAARPMRAALAAAGVPVAEAIRVADGRWWSLTCDDVCCPPEGTPYDIHASTVAAEATFGGHVALADRAELVASVQPLDGAARAAMHRATERAEQRCLARPPSSAEDDLAFVLAVLARARTGSRPTDDEVAWLGLLLADLRVRDETWTRLDADAPAADIAFWRDIVRRVDPAHVPAPASLLAFAAYSAGDGGLANVALQRALDTDPAYSMAVILREVVNAGIPPAKLRMRTASSPPADHRKAG from the coding sequence GACATCACTGGTGATCCGCTCGGCCCAGGACGCCATCGCGGCCGTCCCCTATCTGCTCGGCTTCCACCCCGCGCGCAGCCTCGTCGTCATCGGCTTCGAGGGACGATCCCGCGGCACATGCGCGGTCCGGCTCGACTTACCGTCGGCCGACGCCGCCGGACGCGTCGCCGCCGTCCTGTCCGGCAACGGCTTCGCCCGCTCGCTCCTGCTCGGGTACGGCCCGGCCGGCGAGGTGGCGGAGGCCGCCCGGCCCATGCGCGCGGCCCTGGCCGCCGCGGGCGTCCCGGTCGCCGAGGCCATCCGCGTCGCCGACGGCCGCTGGTGGTCGCTCACCTGCGACGACGTCTGCTGCCCGCCCGAAGGGACCCCCTATGACATCCACGCCAGCACCGTCGCCGCCGAGGCGACCTTCGGAGGCCACGTGGCCCTGGCCGACCGCGCCGAGCTCGTCGCCTCCGTCCAGCCGCTCGACGGCGCCGCCCGCGCCGCCATGCACCGCGCCACCGAACGCGCCGAGCAGCGCTGCCTGGCCCGCCCGCCCTCGTCCGCCGAAGACGACCTCGCCTTCGTCCTCGCCGTGCTCGCCCGCGCCCGCACCGGTTCGCGCCCGACCGACGACGAGGTCGCCTGGCTCGGCCTCCTCCTCGCCGACCTGCGCGTCCGCGACGAGACCTGGACCCGCCTCGATGCGGACGCCCCGGCCGCCGACATCGCCTTCTGGCGCGACATCGTCCGCCGCGTCGACCCCGCCCACGTCCCGGCCCCCGCGTCCCTGCTGGCATTCGCCGCCTACTCCGCAGGCGACGGCGGCCTGGCCAACGTCGCCCTGCAACGCGCCCTGGACACCGACCCCGCCTACTCCATGGCGGTCATCCTCCGCGAAGTGGTCAACGCGGGCATCCCACCCGCCAAACTCCGCATGCGCACGGCGAGTTCGCCACCAGCCGACCACCGGAAGGCCGGCTAG